Within Metabacillus sp. KUDC1714, the genomic segment GTAGGTTTTAACATACAAAGGGAATTATCACATTTCCACGTCTACGGTACATTGAAAGATCCTGTACATGCTGTTAATTTAGAAGAAACATTGGAGTTTATTAAAGAAAAACATAGAAATCCATTTATAATTGCCATTGACGCATGCTTAGGGCGATTAAAAAGCGTTGGCTATATTCAAGTTGCTGAAGGGTCTATAAAGCCTGGTGCTGGGGTAAATAAGGAGTTACCAGCTGTTGGTAATATGCATATAACAGGCATTGTAAATGTTAGTGGGTTTATGGAATTCTTTGTTTTGCAAAATACTCGCTTACATCTAGTAATGAGCATGGCTGATATTATATCAAAGGGGTTAATTGAAGCGGAGAAGCAATACTTAGAAAAACGACTCTCCATACGTCGTGACTGGTTAGCTGATCGAGATTCTGCGATTAACTAATTCATTCAGAAACTTATTGTCATACAACCTAAATAAAAAACACTGCACTTCTCTCATGCAGTGTAAAAATAATTCTTTAATAATGATATTGTATTAAAACAATTATGGTAACAATTAAAATACTTGGGAGTAAATTCGCCACTCTGATTTGTTTAATTCCTAGCATATTAATACCAATTGCCAAAATTAACACACCACCTGTTGCAGTGAGTTCAGCAATTAACAAATTCAAAAGTGAGTCTGATAGAAATTGATGAATGACATTTGCTAATAGCGCTATGCCTCCTTGATATAAAAAGACAGGAAGAGCTGAAAATAATACACCTATTCCAAGCGTGCTCGCTAACACAATGCTTGTGAATCCATCAATCATCGACTTTGTTAAAAGAACAGAATGATCTTGTCTTAGGCCACTATCGAGTGATCCAACTATAGCCATTGCACCAACAACAAAAATTAATGTTGCCGTAACAAAGCCTTGAGCAATATTTCCACTTTGAGACTTACCTATTTTTTGTTCAAGAGTAGTTCCTATTCGATGTAGGTAGTCCTCTATCCTTAGCCACTCACCAACTAATGAACCTACTATCAAACTAACAATTACAATGAAAAAATTGTCACTTTTTAGTGCCATATCAATACCAAGGATTACAACCGAAAGGCCGATTGCAATCATAACTGTTTGTTTCATTTGATCAGGTATTTTTCTAAGTAATAAACCAATAAATGTCCCTACTATTATTCCTACTGCATTTACAACACTTCCAAATAACACCAAAATAGCTCCACCTTTCTTTAATATGTAAACATCAAATGTGTGTTGGGGGAACCTGGAAATTTATAAGAAATTAACGTACAATATCCTATTTAAAGTTATAGCTAGTTTACAACTGCTTTTTCACTTTACAAGAATAGTAATTTTCTAAACAAAAAAAGACTGACTCATTTTAGAGCCAGTTAAGAAAAAGAACAGCCTCTTAGGATGACTGTTGTGCCTGCAATAATTCTAAAATGCGGTCTAAATCATCCTGAGAGAAAAATTCAATTTCAATTTTTCCTTTTTTCTTTTGTTTCTTAATCGTAACAGATGTACCAAAATACTCTTGTAAATAGGATTCCCGTTCTTTTATAAAAACATCTTTTTCTGGTTTTTTCTTTTTGGTT encodes:
- the yyaC gene encoding spore protease YyaC, producing the protein MNLKTGLFQSDKKLERVYYEEQQAIQLLSSQIIDNLPKLFIKPIVIVCIGTDRSTGDSLGPLVGFNIQRELSHFHVYGTLKDPVHAVNLEETLEFIKEKHRNPFIIAIDACLGRLKSVGYIQVAEGSIKPGAGVNKELPAVGNMHITGIVNVSGFMEFFVLQNTRLHLVMSMADIISKGLIEAEKQYLEKRLSIRRDWLADRDSAIN
- a CDS encoding DUF554 domain-containing protein — translated: MLFGSVVNAVGIIVGTFIGLLLRKIPDQMKQTVMIAIGLSVVILGIDMALKSDNFFIVIVSLIVGSLVGEWLRIEDYLHRIGTTLEQKIGKSQSGNIAQGFVTATLIFVVGAMAIVGSLDSGLRQDHSVLLTKSMIDGFTSIVLASTLGIGVLFSALPVFLYQGGIALLANVIHQFLSDSLLNLLIAELTATGGVLILAIGINMLGIKQIRVANLLPSILIVTIIVLIQYHY